A region from the Geobacillus vulcani PSS1 genome encodes:
- a CDS encoding acyl-CoA dehydrogenase family protein, giving the protein MSFPDVIPQLANDLSRLFVKTERHEQLLHQAALLAEQFRQNMRQIDEEAMFPFEHFNRLKETNYLSLTVPKQFGGQELSLYELILIQERLSQGDASTGLCAGWHLGLVYDIRERNTWNRRTFEWLCREIVERKAVINRLATEEATGSPTRGGKPVTTAVKRDGKWILTGRKSFASMAEALDYSLVTATIADTGKVGFFLVDHRLDGIRIEQTWNMIAMRGTRSDDVIFDHVELPADALVELDQLEFVKGGGSRAWLLHIPACYLGTAIAARNYAISFALHYQPNSVSEPIIHLSHVRQKIAEMDMELFQARHFLYFVAERWDTLPEKRPSMDRELAAAKYIALNSANRVVDLAMRIVGAKSLQLSNPLQQYYRDVRAGLHNPPMEDAVLELFASQAISNGTTTDKKANTNPHPSPTI; this is encoded by the coding sequence TTGTCGTTTCCCGATGTCATCCCACAATTAGCCAATGATTTATCACGACTGTTTGTGAAAACGGAACGTCACGAACAACTGTTGCACCAGGCTGCCCTGCTTGCAGAACAATTTCGCCAGAACATGCGGCAAATCGATGAAGAAGCGATGTTTCCGTTTGAGCATTTCAACCGTTTGAAAGAAACGAACTATTTGTCGTTGACCGTGCCCAAACAATTCGGCGGGCAAGAGTTGTCCTTATATGAATTGATTCTCATTCAAGAACGGCTTAGCCAAGGGGATGCTTCCACCGGGTTGTGCGCCGGTTGGCATTTGGGACTTGTCTACGACATTCGCGAACGCAACACATGGAATCGGCGCACCTTTGAATGGCTTTGCCGCGAAATTGTCGAACGAAAAGCGGTCATCAACCGGCTCGCCACCGAAGAAGCAACGGGAAGCCCGACGCGCGGAGGAAAGCCGGTCACGACGGCAGTGAAACGCGATGGAAAATGGATTCTCACCGGAAGAAAATCATTTGCTTCGATGGCAGAAGCCTTGGACTACTCATTGGTGACCGCAACGATCGCCGATACGGGAAAAGTCGGATTTTTCCTCGTCGATCATCGACTCGACGGCATTCGCATTGAACAAACATGGAACATGATCGCCATGCGCGGGACAAGAAGCGATGACGTCATTTTCGACCATGTCGAACTGCCTGCAGATGCTTTAGTCGAACTCGATCAATTGGAATTCGTCAAAGGAGGGGGAAGCCGAGCGTGGCTTTTGCATATTCCAGCCTGCTATTTAGGGACGGCCATCGCGGCGAGAAATTACGCCATTTCGTTTGCCTTACACTATCAACCGAACAGCGTATCCGAACCGATCATCCATCTATCGCACGTTCGGCAAAAAATCGCGGAAATGGACATGGAATTGTTTCAAGCTCGACATTTTCTTTATTTTGTGGCCGAACGATGGGATACGCTTCCAGAAAAACGCCCATCCATGGATCGGGAATTGGCAGCAGCCAAATATATCGCCTTAAACAGCGCCAACCGAGTCGTCGATTTGGCCATGCGCATCGTCGGCGCCAAAAGCTTGCAGCTTTCCAACCCGTTGCAACAATATTACCGCGACGTTCGGGCGGGATTGCATAATCCGCCGATGGAAGACGCTGTCTTGGAATTGTTTGCGTCCCAAGCCATTTCCAATGGAACGACAACCGACAAAAAAGCAAACACAAATCCACATCCTTCTCCAACCATTTGA
- a CDS encoding ABC transporter substrate-binding protein — MRKKASAWLALALGVGVALSGCSSNSSSSDDAKQGSQKAGEKLEIFSWWTGAGEEDGLKALIKLFQEKYPDIQVENAAVAGGAGTNAKAVLASRMQGNDPPSTFQVHGGAELNEGWVAAGKMEPLNDLYEKEGWMDKFPKALIDMVSKDGNIYSVPVNIHRGNVLWYNKKIFADNGLQPPKTFDEFFQVADKLKAKGITPLALGDKEPWAATHLFENVLLGTLGTENYKKLWTGELSFNDPQVKQAVETFKKMLGYINEDHSSRNWQDAAQLVAEGKAAMYVMGDWVKGYFVNDLKLKVNQDFGYVPVPNTEGKFMVITDTFGLPKGVKNPDDVKKFLAVLGSVEGQDAFNPLKGSIPARIDADPSKYDEYGKQTMQDFKTAELAPSLAHGSAAPEGFVTKVNQAVNIFVTQKDVKTFIDTLASAAAELKK; from the coding sequence ATGAGAAAGAAAGCATCCGCATGGCTGGCGTTGGCGCTTGGCGTCGGAGTGGCGCTGTCCGGCTGCAGCTCGAACTCTTCTTCGTCCGATGACGCCAAACAAGGCAGCCAAAAAGCGGGAGAGAAACTCGAGATTTTCAGCTGGTGGACCGGAGCCGGTGAGGAAGACGGTCTAAAAGCGCTGATCAAACTGTTCCAAGAAAAATATCCGGATATTCAAGTCGAAAACGCCGCGGTGGCCGGCGGGGCGGGAACGAACGCCAAAGCGGTTCTAGCGAGCCGCATGCAAGGAAACGATCCGCCATCGACGTTCCAAGTGCACGGCGGGGCAGAACTCAATGAAGGCTGGGTGGCCGCCGGCAAAATGGAGCCGCTCAACGATTTATATGAAAAAGAAGGCTGGATGGACAAATTCCCGAAAGCGTTGATTGACATGGTGAGCAAAGATGGCAACATTTACTCGGTGCCGGTCAACATTCACCGCGGCAACGTGCTGTGGTACAACAAGAAAATCTTTGCCGACAACGGGCTTCAGCCGCCCAAAACGTTCGACGAGTTTTTCCAAGTGGCGGACAAGCTGAAAGCGAAGGGCATTACGCCGCTCGCCTTGGGCGACAAAGAGCCGTGGGCAGCGACGCACCTGTTTGAAAATGTGCTGCTTGGCACGCTCGGAACGGAAAACTACAAGAAACTTTGGACGGGAGAATTGTCGTTTAACGATCCGCAAGTGAAACAAGCCGTTGAGACGTTTAAGAAAATGCTTGGCTATATTAACGAAGACCATAGTTCGCGCAACTGGCAAGACGCCGCCCAGCTCGTCGCTGAAGGAAAGGCGGCCATGTACGTGATGGGCGACTGGGTGAAGGGCTACTTTGTCAATGATTTGAAATTGAAAGTGAATCAAGACTTCGGTTATGTGCCGGTGCCGAATACGGAAGGCAAGTTTATGGTTATCACCGATACGTTCGGCCTGCCGAAAGGCGTGAAAAATCCGGACGATGTGAAGAAGTTTTTAGCGGTGCTTGGTTCGGTCGAAGGGCAAGATGCGTTTAATCCGCTGAAAGGCTCCATCCCGGCCCGCATTGACGCCGATCCGTCCAAGTACGATGAATACGGCAAGCAAACGATGCAAGACTTCAAGACAGCGGAGCTGGCGCCGAGCTTAGCGCACGGTTCGGCAGCACCGGAAGGGTTTGTCACGAAGGTGAATCAGGCCGTCAACATTTTCGTGACGCAAAAAGATGTGAAGACGTTCATCGACACGTTGGCATCGGCCGCCGCAGAACTGAAGAAGTAA
- a CDS encoding MetQ/NlpA family ABC transporter substrate-binding protein, with protein MKRFSFLFALIVLIFGATGCSSSSSSAQEEKKTITIGATAGPYSDQIREAIQPYLEKKGYKVKLIEFNDYVQPNIALDQKEIDANVFQNQMYLENFAKTHQMKLHPLISIPTVPIGLYSKKHTSLDDIRDGTTIALPNEPVNQARALTMLQQLGLLELKKDVEPTKASEKDIAKFHKNIILKPLDPAQLPRALGDVDYALINGNFALSSGLKLTEAVALEKTPDYYLIVVTIRPEDKDKPFVKDLIAAYKSKEFAKLIKEDPKYKGYVWPDWFQKQ; from the coding sequence ATGAAGCGTTTTTCTTTTCTATTCGCCCTTATTGTATTGATCTTCGGAGCAACAGGCTGCTCATCATCCTCTTCCTCGGCACAAGAGGAAAAGAAAACGATCACGATCGGCGCCACCGCCGGTCCATACAGCGATCAAATCCGCGAAGCCATTCAGCCTTATCTAGAAAAGAAAGGATACAAAGTGAAATTAATTGAATTCAATGATTACGTGCAGCCCAATATCGCACTAGATCAGAAAGAAATTGACGCCAACGTGTTTCAAAACCAAATGTATCTTGAAAACTTCGCCAAAACACATCAAATGAAATTGCATCCGCTGATCTCGATTCCGACTGTTCCAATCGGTTTATATTCAAAAAAACATACGTCCCTCGATGACATTCGGGACGGAACGACAATCGCCTTGCCGAACGAACCGGTCAATCAAGCGCGGGCGCTGACGATGCTGCAGCAGCTCGGCCTCTTAGAACTAAAGAAAGATGTCGAACCGACAAAAGCATCGGAAAAAGATATTGCCAAATTTCACAAAAACATCATTCTCAAACCATTGGATCCCGCTCAACTGCCGCGGGCGTTGGGCGATGTGGACTACGCCTTGATCAACGGCAACTTCGCCTTATCGTCTGGGTTAAAATTAACCGAAGCCGTCGCCTTAGAAAAAACGCCTGATTACTATTTGATTGTCGTCACCATCCGTCCGGAGGACAAAGACAAACCTTTTGTCAAAGATTTGATCGCCGCTTATAAATCGAAAGAATTCGCTAAATTGATCAAAGAAGATCCGAAGTACAAAGGATACGTATGGCCCGATTGGTTCCAAAAACAATGA
- a CDS encoding carbohydrate ABC transporter permease, which translates to MARSVWARSFLYALAVAMSVFFLMPVYVMVTTSLKPLHEVTLADMWKLPSTIDWSSYATAFDKLAPNFWNSLLLVVPATLLSALLGALNGYVLSKWKFKGADTLFTLILFGMFIPYQSILIPLIQFLREIGLYNTIPGLVFVHVVYGIPITTLMFRNFYAAIPDEMIESAKIDGAGFVRIFRYIMLPLSITGFVVVAIWQFTNIWNEFLFAVTITTSDKQPIMVALQNLSGSQIVQWNVQMAGALLAALPTLLVYIFLGKYFVRGLLAGSVKG; encoded by the coding sequence ATGGCGAGATCCGTATGGGCCCGGTCGTTTTTGTATGCGCTGGCCGTTGCCATGAGCGTGTTTTTCCTCATGCCGGTGTATGTCATGGTCACCACGAGCTTGAAGCCGCTTCATGAAGTGACATTGGCCGATATGTGGAAGCTCCCGTCGACCATCGATTGGAGCAGCTACGCCACAGCGTTTGACAAACTCGCCCCAAACTTTTGGAATTCGCTGCTGCTCGTCGTGCCGGCGACGTTGTTGTCCGCGCTGCTGGGGGCGCTCAACGGCTACGTGCTTTCGAAATGGAAATTTAAAGGAGCGGATACGCTTTTTACGCTTATTTTGTTCGGAATGTTCATTCCGTATCAAAGCATTCTCATTCCGCTGATCCAATTTTTGCGCGAAATCGGGCTGTATAACACGATTCCGGGACTTGTGTTCGTTCATGTCGTCTACGGCATTCCGATCACCACGCTGATGTTTCGGAATTTCTACGCGGCGATCCCCGATGAAATGATTGAGTCGGCGAAAATCGACGGCGCTGGGTTTGTCCGCATTTTTCGTTATATTATGCTCCCCTTGTCCATCACTGGATTTGTCGTTGTGGCGATCTGGCAGTTTACAAACATTTGGAACGAGTTTTTGTTCGCCGTGACGATCACGACATCGGACAAACAGCCGATCATGGTCGCCTTGCAAAACTTATCTGGCAGCCAAATCGTGCAATGGAACGTGCAAATGGCGGGAGCCCTGTTGGCGGCGCTGCCGACCTTGCTTGTGTACATCTTCCTTGGCAAATATTTTGTCCGTGGGTTGTTGGCTGGTTCGGTGAAGGGGTGA
- a CDS encoding LLM class flavin-dependent oxidoreductase, translated as MSVRQMKFGLFLMGVGHHIAAWRHPDVRPEWCEDFTFFRRIAEIAEQGKLDMLFVSDGLAIEPLSHPAEIVRLEPFTLLAALAAVTHRIGLAGTASTTYNEPFHIARKFSSLDHISRGRAAWNIVTSYYEEEAYNFSQTAHLEHRLRYERAREFVDVVNGLWESWDEEALIRDQSSGIYFHAEKWRPLNHHGTHFSVRGPLNSSRPPQGKPVLIQAGSSQDGIRFAAHVAEVVFTAQSTLTDAQRFYQTVKQEAARAGRNPDHMLIMPGVAPYIGRTEQEAREQYEQLQELIVPEVGLAFLSDYLGGIDFSGYSLDDPLPDDIPETNGNQSRRQLIIDLARRERLTIRQLYQRIAGARGHFTIIGTPEQVADQLEYWFLQGAADGFNLMFPYYPNGLQPFVEHVIPILQKRGLFRRDYEGTTLRDHLGLPVPKSIRV; from the coding sequence ATGAGTGTGCGGCAAATGAAATTCGGGCTGTTTCTCATGGGCGTCGGCCATCATATCGCCGCATGGCGACACCCCGATGTGCGGCCGGAATGGTGCGAAGATTTCACATTTTTTCGCCGCATTGCTGAAATAGCGGAACAAGGGAAGCTGGACATGCTGTTTGTCAGCGACGGGCTCGCTATTGAGCCGTTGTCTCACCCTGCCGAGATCGTCCGGCTCGAGCCGTTCACACTGCTCGCCGCTTTAGCAGCTGTGACCCATCGCATCGGGTTGGCTGGCACTGCTTCAACCACATACAATGAACCATTTCACATCGCGCGAAAATTTTCCTCGCTCGATCATATTAGCCGCGGGCGAGCAGCTTGGAACATCGTAACGTCTTACTATGAGGAAGAAGCGTACAACTTCAGCCAAACGGCTCATTTGGAACATCGGCTGCGCTACGAGCGTGCGCGTGAATTTGTCGATGTCGTCAACGGTCTGTGGGAAAGTTGGGACGAAGAGGCACTGATTCGCGATCAATCATCCGGAATCTACTTTCATGCAGAAAAGTGGCGGCCATTGAACCATCATGGAACACATTTTTCTGTGCGCGGACCGCTGAACTCTTCGCGTCCGCCGCAAGGAAAACCCGTCTTGATTCAAGCCGGCTCATCACAAGACGGCATCCGTTTCGCCGCCCATGTTGCAGAAGTGGTGTTTACCGCCCAATCGACGTTGACTGACGCCCAGCGGTTTTACCAAACTGTGAAACAGGAAGCCGCACGCGCCGGACGCAACCCTGACCATATGTTGATCATGCCTGGCGTAGCACCTTACATTGGCCGAACCGAACAGGAAGCAAGGGAGCAATATGAACAATTGCAGGAGCTGATCGTGCCAGAGGTCGGGCTGGCGTTTTTATCCGACTACTTAGGCGGCATCGACTTTTCGGGTTATTCACTGGATGATCCGCTTCCCGACGACATTCCAGAAACAAATGGAAACCAAAGCCGGCGTCAACTCATCATTGATCTAGCGCGCCGCGAACGATTGACGATTCGCCAATTGTACCAACGAATCGCCGGGGCGCGAGGGCACTTTACGATCATTGGCACTCCCGAACAAGTCGCGGACCAACTCGAATACTGGTTTCTCCAAGGGGCAGCTGACGGGTTTAATCTCATGTTCCCGTACTATCCGAACGGACTGCAGCCATTCGTCGAGCATGTGATCCCGATTTTGCAAAAACGCGGGTTATTCCGTCGCGACTATGAAGGAACAACATTGAGAGACCACTTAGGATTGCCGGTGCCAAAGTCGATCCGCGTGTGA
- a CDS encoding methionine ABC transporter permease: protein MPLEALAPELLKAFWDTLYMVGISLLAAVIAGLPLGVLLFVTDRGLFWENKPLQTILGFLINIVRSIPFIILLVALLPLTKLLVGTTIGPTAAAVSLSVAATPFFARIVETALREVDKGVIEAATAVGATPWMIIKDVLLSDALPGIIHGLTITAISLIGYSAMAGIVGGGGVGDLAIRFGYYRYDNTVMITTIIILLCLVQVVQFVGDSIARWIDKR, encoded by the coding sequence GTGCCGCTTGAAGCGCTGGCTCCAGAACTATTAAAAGCGTTCTGGGATACGTTGTACATGGTGGGCATTTCTCTGTTAGCCGCCGTCATCGCCGGGCTTCCGCTTGGTGTGCTCTTATTTGTGACAGATCGCGGTTTGTTTTGGGAAAACAAACCACTGCAAACCATTCTCGGTTTTCTAATCAACATCGTCCGTTCGATCCCATTTATCATTTTGCTAGTCGCCTTGCTGCCGTTGACAAAACTGCTCGTTGGCACCACCATTGGTCCAACAGCAGCGGCCGTCTCGCTGTCCGTGGCCGCCACGCCATTTTTCGCCCGCATTGTGGAAACCGCTTTGCGGGAAGTCGATAAAGGCGTGATTGAAGCTGCTACCGCCGTAGGAGCCACTCCGTGGATGATTATCAAAGATGTTCTGCTGTCCGATGCTCTTCCCGGCATCATCCATGGACTCACCATTACGGCGATCAGCTTGATCGGCTACTCAGCGATGGCCGGCATTGTCGGAGGTGGCGGTGTGGGGGATCTAGCCATTCGTTTTGGTTATTATCGATACGACAACACGGTGATGATCACAACGATTATCATTCTTCTCTGCTTAGTGCAGGTCGTCCAGTTTGTCGGCGACTCGATCGCCCGCTGGATCGATAAGCGATAA
- a CDS encoding methionine ABC transporter ATP-binding protein, with protein sequence MIDIEQLTKIYNVHRKEVVGVDHVSLSIQSGEIFGIIGHSGAGKSTLLRCINLLERPTSGRIIVDDTDITALSGAALREARLKIGMIFQQFCLIRSKTVFENIAFALRAAGKTKTEIETRVHELLEMVGLLDKRDAYPSQLSGGQKQRVGIARALANNPTVLLCDEATSALDPATTSSILQLLKQINRELGITIVVITHEMEVIKEICDRVAVMQNGRIVEIGHVYDLFTQPQQPLTRSFVEHVLRLDVPERLLQARTGTLVRILFQGPAAEQAILSDTLQTFRVRGNILHGKIEYINDTPLGVLLLELSGDEEEVERAIRYMAERTKGVEVIDRAA encoded by the coding sequence ATGATTGACATTGAACAGTTGACGAAAATCTACAACGTCCATCGGAAAGAAGTGGTCGGCGTCGATCATGTTTCCCTTTCCATCCAAAGCGGAGAAATCTTTGGCATCATTGGACATAGCGGCGCTGGGAAAAGCACCTTGCTCCGGTGCATCAATTTATTAGAACGACCGACATCCGGCCGCATCATCGTCGATGACACCGACATCACCGCCTTGTCTGGAGCCGCATTGCGCGAAGCGCGATTGAAGATCGGTATGATTTTTCAACAATTTTGCTTAATTCGTTCCAAAACGGTGTTTGAAAACATCGCCTTTGCCTTGCGGGCGGCAGGCAAGACAAAAACCGAAATCGAAACTCGCGTCCACGAGCTGCTAGAAATGGTTGGACTTTTGGATAAACGTGACGCTTATCCGTCTCAATTAAGCGGAGGGCAAAAACAGCGCGTCGGCATCGCCCGCGCCTTAGCCAACAATCCGACCGTCCTGTTGTGCGACGAGGCGACATCCGCCCTCGATCCAGCGACAACGTCTTCTATTTTGCAGTTGCTCAAGCAAATTAATCGCGAACTCGGCATTACCATTGTCGTCATTACGCATGAAATGGAAGTCATTAAAGAAATTTGCGACCGTGTCGCTGTGATGCAAAACGGCCGCATTGTCGAAATCGGCCACGTATACGATCTGTTTACCCAACCGCAGCAGCCGTTGACCCGCTCGTTCGTTGAGCATGTGCTGCGCCTAGATGTTCCAGAACGTCTGCTTCAAGCGCGAACCGGAACGTTAGTGCGAATTTTGTTCCAAGGGCCTGCCGCTGAACAAGCCATCCTATCCGACACGCTGCAAACATTCCGTGTGCGCGGGAACATTTTGCACGGAAAAATTGAGTACATCAACGACACACCGCTTGGGGTGCTACTGTTAGAATTGAGCGGAGATGAAGAGGAAGTCGAGCGCGCCATTCGCTACATGGCCGAACGGACAAAAGGAGTCGAGGTGATCGATCGTGCCGCTTGA
- a CDS encoding carbohydrate ABC transporter permease, with product METVNITPAEKTAYVPSVRKKRKWTADHWLAAAFLAPSVVLIFLFVYGFIGWTGYVSLSNWNSLVPDWSFAGLKNYLYLFHDFRFQADLRNTLVFTVLFIAAVIVLGQLLAILLDQKLRGESLFRNIFFFPMALSFVVTGVVWQWLFNPSTGVNLFLKPLGLDGKWYTDTNILFGFHWGKIEFGIPVAIIAVVVAAVWQMTGFAVAMYLAGLRAIPDEVREAARMDGATEFQLYWKIILPLLRPITVSVIIIMAHISLKIFDLIYAMTGPGANFVTDVPGVYMFETTFRGNYYANGAAIAMVMLLSVAIFIVPYLISSRKGGS from the coding sequence GTGGAAACGGTCAACATCACGCCAGCCGAGAAGACAGCATATGTCCCCTCGGTGCGGAAAAAGCGGAAATGGACGGCCGATCATTGGCTGGCAGCGGCGTTTTTGGCGCCGTCGGTCGTATTGATTTTCTTATTTGTGTACGGGTTTATCGGCTGGACGGGGTATGTGTCGTTAAGCAACTGGAACTCCCTTGTGCCGGATTGGTCGTTTGCCGGGTTGAAAAACTATTTGTATTTGTTTCATGATTTCCGCTTTCAAGCCGACTTGCGCAATACGCTTGTGTTTACGGTGCTGTTTATCGCCGCCGTCATTGTGCTCGGCCAACTCCTTGCCATTCTGCTTGACCAAAAGCTGCGCGGCGAGTCGTTGTTTCGCAACATTTTCTTTTTCCCGATGGCCTTGTCCTTTGTCGTCACCGGGGTCGTATGGCAATGGCTGTTCAATCCGTCAACGGGCGTCAACTTGTTTTTAAAACCACTTGGCTTGGATGGAAAATGGTATACGGATACAAACATCTTGTTCGGATTTCATTGGGGCAAGATTGAATTTGGCATCCCGGTCGCCATCATTGCGGTGGTCGTGGCGGCTGTTTGGCAAATGACTGGCTTTGCCGTCGCGATGTATCTCGCCGGCCTGCGCGCCATTCCGGATGAGGTGCGGGAAGCGGCGCGGATGGACGGGGCGACCGAGTTTCAATTGTATTGGAAAATCATCTTGCCGCTCCTCCGACCGATCACGGTCAGCGTCATCATCATTATGGCTCATATTTCGCTCAAAATTTTCGATTTGATTTACGCCATGACCGGGCCGGGGGCGAACTTTGTCACCGATGTGCCGGGCGTGTACATGTTTGAAACGACGTTCCGCGGCAACTATTATGCGAACGGAGCGGCGATCGCCATGGTGATGCTGCTATCGGTGGCCATCTTTATTGTTCCGTACCTCATTTCGAGCCGCAAGGGGGGATCGTGA
- a CDS encoding LLM class flavin-dependent oxidoreductase, which translates to MDQPLLFNAFEMASAMHNAHGLWKHPDSERHRRYKELHYWIEMAKRLEAGLFDAVFFADVLGVYDTYRQSKDPSIRDGMQFPLNDASLIIPVMASVTTHLSFVLTASTTYEHPFHIARRFSTLDHLTNGRIAWNIVTSYLPNAAKNFGLERMIAHDQRYEIADECLEVTYKLWEGSWEEGAFLEDRETGVLIDPAKIHPINHHGAFFSVEGPHLCEPSPQRTPVLYQAGSSERGRAFAAKHAECVFVGAPSPERLSFYIQDIRQRAERYGRDPQQLKFFTFLTVIVAKTTEQAEAKYEQLRRLWSMDAAKAQFSGASGYDLAEYEAKPADEPFLFRATDHGHYKAASLTKDATKPLTIGEALQKAGTLTRESVIIGNPIQVADAIEERARRSGVDGFNLTHLITPKDLDDFIEYVVPILQRRGLYKTAYTPGTMREKLFGNGPRLSHDHPAAAFRPIGSRTDG; encoded by the coding sequence ATGGATCAACCCCTATTATTCAATGCCTTTGAGATGGCAAGCGCGATGCATAATGCCCACGGTTTATGGAAGCATCCCGACAGCGAGCGCCACCGCCGCTACAAAGAGCTCCATTACTGGATCGAAATGGCTAAGCGCCTCGAAGCCGGGCTGTTTGACGCTGTTTTCTTTGCTGATGTGCTCGGGGTGTACGACACGTATCGACAAAGCAAAGATCCATCGATTCGCGACGGGATGCAGTTTCCACTAAACGACGCTTCCTTAATCATTCCAGTCATGGCGAGCGTCACGACCCATCTTTCATTCGTGTTAACGGCAAGCACCACTTATGAGCACCCGTTCCATATCGCAAGACGATTTTCCACGCTTGACCATCTGACAAACGGCCGCATCGCGTGGAATATTGTCACCTCTTATTTGCCCAATGCGGCCAAAAACTTTGGATTGGAGAGGATGATCGCCCATGATCAGAGATATGAGATCGCGGATGAGTGTTTGGAAGTGACTTATAAGTTGTGGGAGGGAAGCTGGGAAGAAGGTGCCTTCCTCGAAGATCGAGAGACAGGCGTGTTGATTGATCCTGCCAAAATTCATCCGATCAACCATCACGGCGCCTTTTTCTCTGTCGAAGGTCCGCATTTATGCGAGCCTTCCCCGCAACGCACGCCAGTGTTGTACCAAGCTGGTTCATCCGAACGCGGGAGGGCGTTCGCGGCCAAACATGCGGAGTGTGTTTTCGTCGGCGCTCCGTCCCCCGAACGGCTGTCATTCTACATTCAAGACATTCGCCAACGAGCCGAGCGATACGGAAGAGATCCGCAACAACTGAAATTTTTCACCTTTTTGACGGTCATTGTCGCCAAAACGACGGAGCAAGCGGAAGCAAAATATGAACAATTGCGCCGCCTATGGAGCATGGACGCCGCCAAAGCCCAATTCAGCGGGGCGAGCGGCTATGACTTGGCTGAATATGAAGCAAAGCCAGCCGATGAACCGTTCTTGTTCCGCGCCACGGATCATGGACACTACAAAGCTGCTTCATTAACAAAAGACGCCACAAAACCGCTAACGATCGGTGAGGCGCTTCAAAAAGCCGGAACGCTCACACGGGAATCCGTCATAATCGGCAACCCGATACAGGTCGCCGACGCCATCGAAGAGCGAGCTCGGCGCTCGGGGGTGGATGGATTCAATTTAACCCATCTGATCACGCCCAAAGATTTGGACGATTTCATTGAATATGTCGTTCCCATCCTGCAACGACGCGGTCTATACAAAACCGCCTACACCCCTGGAACCATGCGGGAGAAGCTATTCGGGAACGGCCCGCGCCTGTCGCATGATCATCCCGCTGCCGCGTTCCGCCCGATCGGCTCACGAACAGACGGCTAG
- a CDS encoding alpha/beta hydrolase, whose amino-acid sequence MIRFQYIESGGERLAVSIHDPAVSVDRDDVPVVVICHGFIGTRIGVDRLFVQAAERFASAGVGVVRFDYAGCGESSGEYGKNRFDDFIRQTRDVIRTVEQFPSFQRRPLVLLGHSLGGAVATVTAALDRRVERLVLWAPVAYPHADIVRIATDGYGRSDGETIEYRGYRLSPSFFTSLVDIDPLQAAKQFPGDVLLVHGIADQEIPVTYADVYGEAFGQRADSRFAKHVISKADHTFSSVSAREQLLQITTSWLFQRAVVV is encoded by the coding sequence TTGATTCGATTCCAGTATATTGAGAGCGGAGGGGAACGTTTGGCGGTTTCGATTCATGATCCAGCTGTGTCGGTTGATCGTGATGATGTGCCTGTTGTTGTCATTTGTCATGGGTTTATCGGTACGAGGATTGGTGTGGATCGGTTGTTTGTCCAAGCAGCGGAACGATTTGCTTCGGCCGGAGTCGGAGTCGTCCGTTTTGATTATGCTGGTTGTGGGGAGAGCAGTGGAGAATATGGAAAAAACCGATTTGATGATTTCATTCGACAAACGAGAGATGTCATTCGTACAGTGGAACAATTTCCGTCGTTTCAGCGTCGGCCGCTTGTGCTTCTCGGCCATAGTTTGGGAGGGGCGGTGGCGACGGTCACAGCTGCATTGGATCGGCGAGTCGAACGATTGGTGCTTTGGGCGCCTGTTGCGTATCCACATGCAGATATTGTCCGCATTGCCACAGATGGGTATGGCCGCTCGGATGGTGAAACGATTGAGTACCGCGGATATCGATTGTCCCCTTCCTTTTTCACTTCGCTCGTTGATATCGACCCGTTGCAGGCGGCGAAACAGTTTCCGGGTGATGTCCTCCTTGTCCATGGAATAGCCGATCAAGAAATTCCTGTCACGTATGCAGATGTCTATGGGGAAGCATTCGGGCAACGAGCTGATTCACGATTTGCCAAACATGTCATCTCTAAAGCGGATCACACGTTTTCTTCCGTCTCCGCGCGAGAACAGTTGCTGCAGATCACGACGTCTTGGCTTTTCCAACGTGCGGTGGTCGTCTAG